One region of Acidimicrobiia bacterium genomic DNA includes:
- a CDS encoding MBL fold metallo-hydrolase, producing the protein MTLTLTVGGCRGSMCVSGPEYRRYGGNTTCYYVEVEPGHYLVIDAGTGLRNLQNLVRKQEGPKRFTVLLTHYHWDHIQGLPTFGAVYDPSVRVDLYGPACEAKTPAEALGDVMRPPWWPVPVDKATGVSIHLLEDSMKLGPVKVTHIGVSHPQMTVAYRLEAERTIVIVTDHEAGDSAELDEAITDFASGADVMFHDAQYTPEEHLATKKGWGHSDWEQAATAARAAGVGRLILTSHDPDRDDDEIDAMRAEARRLFTPVDAAYEGMTLPL; encoded by the coding sequence ATGACCCTCACCCTCACGGTCGGTGGTTGCCGCGGCTCAATGTGCGTCTCGGGTCCCGAGTACCGGCGGTACGGGGGAAACACCACCTGCTACTACGTCGAGGTCGAACCCGGGCATTACCTGGTGATCGACGCCGGCACCGGTCTGCGGAACCTGCAGAATCTGGTGCGCAAGCAGGAAGGCCCGAAGCGCTTCACGGTCCTCCTGACCCACTACCACTGGGACCACATCCAGGGCTTGCCGACGTTCGGCGCGGTGTACGACCCGAGCGTTCGGGTGGACCTCTACGGCCCCGCCTGCGAGGCAAAGACACCGGCAGAGGCACTTGGCGACGTGATGAGACCGCCGTGGTGGCCGGTGCCTGTCGACAAGGCGACGGGAGTGAGCATCCACCTCCTCGAAGATTCGATGAAGCTCGGGCCGGTCAAGGTGACTCACATCGGGGTCAGCCACCCGCAGATGACGGTGGCCTATCGTCTCGAGGCGGAGCGGACCATCGTCATCGTCACGGATCACGAGGCGGGAGACAGCGCCGAGTTGGACGAGGCGATCACCGATTTCGCGTCCGGCGCCGACGTGATGTTCCACGATGCGCAATACACCCCCGAGGAGCACCTGGCGACCAAGAAGGGCTGGGGTCACAGTGATTGGGAGCAGGCCGCGACTGCAGCCCGCGCCGCCGGGGTGGGTCGGTTGATATTGACGAGCCATGATCCCGACCGCGATGACGACGAGATCGATGCGATGCGCGCCGAGGCCCGTCGCCTCTTCACCCCCGTAGACGCCGCGTACGAAGGAATGACGCTTCCTCTGTAG
- a CDS encoding cyclic nucleotide-binding domain-containing protein — protein MGIELLKQTGLFSACTEKELASVMVTAKERTFEPGEVIIREGDPGLGFYLLLEGTAQVRKGGVAVADLATGDYFGEMALLLEDTPRTADVVALTKAKCLVITQWDLRAILSTHPDIGMKIMNELATRLSGTEKALSD, from the coding sequence ATGGGTATCGAGTTGCTGAAGCAGACGGGGCTGTTCAGCGCCTGCACCGAAAAGGAGCTGGCGAGCGTGATGGTGACCGCAAAGGAGCGGACATTCGAACCTGGCGAAGTCATCATCCGCGAAGGCGATCCGGGCCTCGGCTTCTATCTGCTCCTCGAAGGGACCGCGCAGGTTCGCAAGGGCGGCGTCGCCGTGGCCGATCTCGCGACCGGGGACTATTTCGGCGAGATGGCACTGCTGCTCGAGGACACGCCGCGCACCGCCGACGTGGTCGCACTCACGAAGGCAAAGTGCCTCGTGATCACCCAGTGGGACTTGCGCGCCATTCTGAGCACTCATCCCGATATCGGCATGAAGATCATGAACGAGTTGGCCACCCGGCTCAGCGGTACCGAGAAGGCGCTGAGCGACTGA
- a CDS encoding NAD-binding protein: MFKRLRWHYRRIRGQFGGKVVRPLLITSLIVVLLATIGVTLVEKEATLSEFGRSFYWSVMTILDAGDISYVSTPTGWVIHWMLAIFGVGVLVTVTGAVVGVVIDFLMKEGQGMGASGYEGHIVVCGWNTTARDLIEELRSDEYGVKIVLLHDSERSPAGEGIYFVRGDATNSEDLERAGVAHASAAIICPSDASDAADMRSILVVLAIETMAPNVRTVAEVNNPRHVTHFERTHVDEVLVTSRLASRLLARTAMYPGLSEFVTDIVSGGEGSELYRVILPDEYCGLSIDELSARMRRDHQATLMAVSRGDVTYSNPPSDFTLSFGDQVVVVAQSLGTLLPLQSARVTGPYA, from the coding sequence TTGTTCAAGCGGTTGCGGTGGCACTACCGGCGGATTCGCGGGCAGTTCGGCGGAAAGGTGGTCAGGCCGCTCCTAATTACGAGCCTGATCGTCGTCCTCCTCGCCACCATCGGGGTGACACTGGTCGAGAAGGAGGCCACGCTCTCGGAGTTCGGCCGATCGTTCTACTGGTCGGTGATGACGATTCTCGACGCGGGCGACATCTCGTACGTGTCGACCCCCACCGGGTGGGTGATCCATTGGATGCTGGCGATCTTCGGTGTCGGAGTGCTCGTCACGGTTACGGGCGCCGTCGTCGGAGTGGTCATCGACTTTCTCATGAAGGAGGGTCAGGGCATGGGTGCTTCGGGATATGAGGGCCACATCGTGGTCTGCGGATGGAACACGACGGCGCGCGACCTCATCGAAGAGCTCCGGTCTGACGAGTACGGAGTGAAGATCGTCCTCTTGCACGACTCGGAGAGGAGTCCGGCCGGGGAGGGCATCTACTTCGTACGGGGCGATGCAACCAACTCCGAGGACCTCGAGCGCGCCGGAGTCGCTCACGCCTCGGCCGCGATCATCTGCCCGAGCGACGCGTCGGACGCCGCCGACATGCGATCGATCCTGGTCGTGCTGGCCATCGAGACGATGGCCCCGAATGTGCGTACGGTGGCCGAGGTGAACAACCCCAGGCATGTGACCCACTTCGAACGGACCCATGTCGATGAGGTGCTGGTCACTTCGCGACTGGCGTCGAGGCTCCTCGCCCGTACGGCGATGTACCCGGGCCTCAGTGAGTTCGTCACCGACATTGTGTCGGGCGGAGAGGGATCCGAGCTCTACCGGGTGATCCTGCCCGACGAGTATTGCGGTCTCAGCATCGATGAGCTTTCGGCACGGATGCGCCGGGACCATCAGGCGACCCTCATGGCCGTGTCGCGAGGTGACGTCACCTACAGCAATCCTCCGAGTGACTTCACCCTCTCGTTCGGTGACCAGGTCGTCGTGGTAGCGCAATCGTTGGGTACGCTGCTGCCGCTCCAGTCGGCCCGGGTGACCGGCCCATACGCTTGA
- a CDS encoding tryptophanase, whose amino-acid sequence MPYRTIIEPFRIHSVQAIAFPTTEEREAALQRAGYNLFGLHADEVIIDLLTDSGTGSMSADQWAGMMVGDESYAGSRSYYRFAEEVEGLTGLPEVIPVHQGRAAEWILFSVTAGPESVVPNNTHFDTTRANVEFQGAEARDMVIAEGRDPALDHPFKGNMDLAELERTIGEIGAERIPLVMVTVTNNSGGGQPVSLENLRGIREICTRHSIPFFMDAARFAENAWFIKLREHGQSERTPRQIAAEMFSLVDGVTFSAKKDGIANIGGFLAMRDPDLAAKCRNLLILTEGFPTYGGLAGRDLEAIAVGLREVLDENYLRYRIRSTEYLGEKCRDGGVPIVWPPGGHAIYIDAKALLPHIPPSQYPAQSLAVELYRDGGVRGVEIGSVMFGVPHEDGSETPATMELVRLAIPRRTYTQSHIDYVAEVVLSVAKRAPSLGGYRITEQAPWLRHFTAKFEPSHQSPVASLQ is encoded by the coding sequence GTGCCCTACCGCACCATCATCGAGCCCTTTCGGATTCACAGTGTCCAGGCGATCGCGTTCCCTACCACCGAGGAGCGAGAGGCCGCGCTGCAACGGGCGGGATACAACCTGTTCGGGTTGCACGCCGACGAGGTGATCATCGACCTGCTCACCGACTCGGGCACCGGGTCGATGTCGGCTGATCAGTGGGCGGGGATGATGGTGGGCGACGAGTCCTACGCCGGTAGCCGCTCGTATTACCGGTTCGCCGAGGAAGTCGAGGGGCTTACCGGGCTTCCGGAGGTGATCCCGGTCCATCAGGGACGCGCGGCAGAGTGGATCCTGTTCTCCGTCACCGCCGGTCCAGAGTCGGTGGTGCCGAACAACACCCATTTCGACACGACCCGAGCGAATGTCGAGTTCCAGGGAGCCGAGGCCCGCGACATGGTGATCGCCGAAGGACGTGACCCCGCACTCGATCACCCGTTCAAGGGAAACATGGATCTTGCCGAGCTCGAGCGCACCATCGGGGAAATCGGGGCGGAGCGGATCCCGCTGGTGATGGTGACCGTGACCAACAACTCGGGTGGTGGTCAGCCGGTCTCGCTCGAGAACCTGCGGGGGATTCGCGAGATCTGCACCCGCCATTCGATCCCGTTCTTCATGGATGCGGCCCGGTTCGCCGAGAACGCGTGGTTCATCAAGCTCCGGGAGCATGGGCAATCCGAGAGGACGCCGCGCCAGATCGCCGCGGAGATGTTCTCCCTGGTCGACGGAGTCACCTTCAGTGCGAAGAAGGATGGCATCGCCAACATCGGCGGGTTCCTGGCGATGCGCGACCCCGACTTGGCGGCCAAGTGCCGCAACCTCCTGATCCTCACCGAAGGGTTCCCCACCTATGGCGGTCTCGCCGGACGCGATCTCGAGGCGATCGCGGTGGGCCTGCGGGAGGTGCTCGACGAGAATTATCTCCGGTACCGCATCCGCAGCACGGAGTACCTGGGGGAGAAGTGCCGGGACGGCGGCGTTCCCATCGTGTGGCCCCCCGGGGGACACGCCATCTATATCGACGCGAAGGCGCTGCTTCCCCACATTCCTCCGAGCCAGTACCCGGCGCAGTCACTGGCGGTCGAGTTGTATCGCGATGGCGGGGTTCGGGGGGTGGAGATCGGCTCGGTGATGTTCGGGGTGCCCCACGAGGACGGCAGCGAGACGCCTGCCACCATGGAGTTGGTTCGGTTGGCGATCCCGCGGCGCACCTATACCCAGAGCCACATCGACTACGTGGCCGAAGTCGTCCTCTCGGTCGCCAAGCGGGCGCCTTCCCTCGGTGGATATCGGATCACCGAACAGGCGCCGTGGCTGCGGCACTTCACCGCAAAGTTTGAACCAAGTCACCAGTCGCCAGTCGCCAGTCTCCAGTAA
- a CDS encoding LOG family protein, which yields MTRTVIAVFGASAARPGDGDYEQGIACGRLLAESGYAVATGGYGGLMEAVSRGAHEVGGRVLGVTAPQVFPDRPGANPFVSEESQAAHLMERIHELTNVSSGSITLPGSLGTLAELVLAWNLAYVARFSGGLPKPVVVVGARWAHMVETIVEQLGADTDLITPAEHVEAAVSEIKRRVPAE from the coding sequence ATGACGCGCACCGTGATCGCAGTGTTCGGGGCCTCGGCAGCGCGGCCGGGGGACGGCGACTATGAGCAGGGAATCGCATGTGGGCGACTGCTCGCTGAATCTGGGTACGCGGTGGCCACGGGCGGATACGGCGGGCTGATGGAGGCGGTATCGCGGGGCGCCCACGAGGTGGGCGGGCGGGTACTGGGCGTCACCGCCCCGCAGGTCTTTCCGGACCGACCCGGAGCCAACCCGTTCGTGAGCGAGGAGTCCCAAGCGGCTCACCTCATGGAACGAATCCACGAACTGACCAACGTGTCGTCGGGAAGCATCACCCTTCCCGGCAGCCTCGGCACCCTCGCCGAACTGGTCCTTGCGTGGAACCTCGCCTACGTCGCTCGATTCAGCGGAGGTCTACCCAAGCCGGTCGTGGTCGTGGGAGCGCGCTGGGCCCACATGGTCGAGACGATCGTCGAACAGCTGGGCGCCGACACCGATTTGATCACCCCCGCCGAGCACGTCGAGGCAGCAGTGTCAGAGATCAAACGCAGGGTGCCTGCGGAGTAA
- a CDS encoding DUF87 domain-containing protein, with protein sequence MASSKFHIGGDIDPGSGERTGEVTAYAPGDLTTHGVIVGMTGSGKTGLGIIYLEEALRAGIPALILDPKGDMTNLLLTFPNLAPADFAPWVDPAEAERSGITVEALAEKTATLWKEGLESWDLGGADIADLRAAAGFTIYTPGSTAGVPINVLGSLAAPKVDWDEEAETARDEIEGLVSGMLALVGVAADPLSGREHILVSNIIEQAWRDGDDLTIENLIARVHRPPMRKLGVFEIDTFFPEKDRLALAMRLNTLVASPSFAEWRAGPPLDPARLLWSEDGKPQASIIYLAHLSDEERQFVVTTVLGRLVTWMRSQPGSSDLRAIVYMDEVVGFVPPTAMPPAKKPILTLMKQARAFGIGMLLSTQNPVDLDYKAMSNAGTWLIGRLQTERDKARILEALQTASGDADVATLDKIITGLGKRQFLLHTTKGSKPKVFTTRWAMSYLRGPLTRDEVTRLVGDDKRRSESSPPASPQQSSDSTPMAPKVASGIPAKHLDPAATWARDVGAHPGANRLEPALAVRVHLTFDDTTAAVDHEEEWEAVYFPLAARFDPEAATAVDHDDRDFIEDAPSGAEYLVGDAPIGDSKYFTEAKAAIQAHLLRGRSVEVYRNAALKLFGRVGESRNEFDQRCAAAVEERVDAEVAKLRDRYAARIDRARDEIETANRKVEDARLDVETRKQEEVMSGAGTVIGVLLGQRRTTSLSTAASKRSMTRKAEQRLGSAEAKAAKEVADVDELEADLEGDFTEITERWHKAAEDTETLEIGLEKTDIVVESPVLVWIPVKQ encoded by the coding sequence ATGGCAAGCAGCAAGTTTCACATCGGTGGAGACATCGACCCGGGCTCAGGCGAACGAACCGGTGAGGTCACTGCGTACGCTCCCGGCGACCTGACCACCCACGGCGTCATCGTGGGGATGACAGGCTCGGGGAAGACCGGGCTCGGGATCATCTACCTCGAAGAAGCGCTTCGTGCCGGGATTCCCGCCCTCATCCTGGACCCCAAGGGCGACATGACGAACCTCCTGCTCACGTTTCCCAACCTCGCCCCCGCCGACTTCGCCCCGTGGGTAGACCCCGCCGAAGCAGAGCGGTCGGGGATCACGGTGGAAGCGCTGGCCGAGAAGACCGCAACCCTGTGGAAGGAGGGCTTGGAGTCGTGGGACCTTGGGGGTGCGGACATCGCCGATCTCCGCGCCGCGGCCGGGTTCACCATCTATACCCCCGGGTCCACGGCGGGAGTACCCATCAACGTGCTGGGGTCCCTTGCCGCGCCGAAGGTCGACTGGGATGAAGAAGCCGAGACCGCCCGCGACGAGATCGAGGGCCTCGTCTCGGGAATGCTCGCACTCGTCGGAGTCGCCGCCGACCCACTGTCCGGGCGCGAGCACATTCTGGTATCGAACATCATCGAACAGGCTTGGCGCGACGGCGACGACCTCACGATCGAAAACCTCATCGCCCGGGTGCACCGCCCCCCGATGCGAAAACTGGGGGTGTTCGAGATCGACACCTTCTTCCCCGAGAAAGACCGGCTGGCGTTGGCGATGCGCCTCAACACGCTGGTGGCCTCTCCGTCCTTTGCCGAGTGGCGGGCCGGTCCCCCGCTCGACCCCGCGAGGTTGCTCTGGTCGGAAGACGGCAAGCCGCAGGCATCGATCATCTACCTCGCCCACCTGTCCGACGAGGAACGCCAGTTCGTCGTCACCACCGTTCTCGGCCGACTGGTCACCTGGATGCGGTCGCAACCGGGTTCGAGCGACCTACGGGCAATCGTCTACATGGACGAGGTAGTCGGGTTCGTCCCCCCCACCGCCATGCCCCCGGCCAAGAAGCCGATCCTCACCCTCATGAAGCAGGCCCGCGCCTTCGGGATCGGCATGCTCCTCTCGACCCAGAACCCGGTCGATCTCGACTACAAGGCAATGTCGAACGCCGGCACCTGGCTGATCGGGCGACTACAGACCGAGCGGGACAAGGCTCGGATCCTCGAGGCACTGCAGACCGCCAGCGGCGACGCCGACGTGGCCACGCTCGACAAGATCATCACCGGCCTCGGCAAACGGCAATTCCTGCTCCACACCACCAAGGGCTCGAAGCCAAAGGTGTTCACCACAAGATGGGCGATGTCCTATCTGCGCGGTCCGCTCACCCGGGACGAGGTGACGCGCCTCGTCGGCGACGACAAGCGCCGCTCCGAGTCGTCACCGCCAGCGAGTCCACAGCAATCGTCCGACAGCACCCCGATGGCGCCGAAGGTGGCGTCGGGCATCCCCGCTAAGCATCTCGATCCCGCCGCGACCTGGGCACGGGATGTCGGGGCTCACCCGGGAGCGAACCGACTTGAACCGGCTCTCGCGGTCCGGGTACATCTCACGTTCGACGACACGACGGCGGCCGTCGATCATGAAGAGGAGTGGGAGGCTGTGTACTTCCCGTTGGCGGCGCGATTCGATCCGGAAGCTGCGACCGCGGTAGACCACGACGACCGCGACTTCATCGAAGATGCCCCCAGCGGAGCGGAGTACCTGGTCGGCGACGCTCCGATCGGCGACTCGAAGTACTTCACCGAGGCGAAGGCGGCGATCCAGGCCCACCTGCTCCGCGGCCGTTCGGTCGAGGTATATCGGAACGCTGCACTGAAGCTGTTCGGCCGCGTCGGCGAGTCCCGGAACGAATTCGACCAGAGATGCGCGGCAGCCGTCGAGGAAAGGGTCGACGCGGAGGTGGCCAAATTGCGTGATCGGTACGCCGCCCGGATCGATCGGGCGCGCGATGAAATCGAGACCGCCAATCGCAAAGTCGAAGACGCCCGCCTCGACGTAGAAACCCGCAAGCAGGAAGAGGTCATGTCGGGGGCGGGCACTGTCATCGGGGTCCTCCTCGGGCAGAGGAGAACCACCTCCCTGTCGACAGCTGCGTCGAAGCGGTCGATGACCCGCAAGGCCGAGCAGCGGCTCGGATCCGCAGAGGCCAAAGCCGCCAAAGAGGTGGCAGATGTCGACGAGTTGGAGGCCGACCTCGAAGGGGATTTTACCGAGATCACCGAGCGCTGGCACAAGGCGGCCGAGGACACCGAAACCTTGGAGATCGGCCTGGAGAAGACCGACATCGTGGTCGAATCACCCGTTCTGGTGTGGATACCGGTCAAGCAATAG
- a CDS encoding CBS domain-containing protein: MKLGALVGGSATVIGSEATIGDAAEALVEAGVGSLGVIVDRALVGIITERDLVRAVAEGADTEVDTVAEWMAEAPDTFSPDVEVEEAARWLLEVGYRHMPVMEDGELLGIVSIRDILWAILGEPPGD, from the coding sequence ATGAAACTCGGAGCACTCGTGGGTGGCTCGGCAACGGTGATTGGAAGCGAGGCGACGATCGGCGATGCCGCCGAGGCGCTCGTCGAGGCGGGCGTGGGCAGCCTCGGAGTCATCGTCGATCGGGCGCTCGTCGGAATCATCACGGAGCGAGACCTGGTGCGTGCCGTCGCCGAGGGGGCCGACACCGAGGTCGACACGGTGGCCGAGTGGATGGCCGAAGCGCCCGACACGTTCTCGCCCGATGTCGAGGTCGAAGAGGCCGCTCGTTGGCTGCTCGAGGTCGGCTATCGCCACATGCCGGTGATGGAGGACGGCGAATTGCTCGGGATCGTCAGCATCCGGGACATCCTGTGGGCGATTCTGGGTGAGCCCCCCGGCGACTGA
- a CDS encoding sigma-70 family RNA polymerase sigma factor, with product MTTRGPFNGPHREDTKRMAVAKTRRDRDRNKLTDERGRLTTDLVSQYLTAIGEYELLTAELEVEFAQKIELGEEAQKRLEERDFKGKTEEVELKRLVRLGRQAKDDFLTANLRLVVANARRYANTSGIDFLDLIQEGNLGLIRAVEKFDWRKGFKFSTYATWWIRQAITRAIADKSRTVRIPVHLHDTLAAVRAAQASLKAELGRDPKPAEIAEEAGVTVDKVELALGVADTVSLEQPVGEDGAQLGDFIEDEDAVDPVRVTEEGDIADSLRRSISRLPDREGRILALRYGFLDGVPRTLEEIGEEFNLTRERIRQLEKLALCRLRHPSFGIREQDLV from the coding sequence ATGACGACGAGGGGCCCGTTCAACGGCCCCCACCGAGAGGACACGAAACGAATGGCAGTTGCGAAGACGCGGCGCGACCGTGACCGAAACAAGCTCACCGACGAGCGCGGCAGGCTCACCACCGACCTGGTCAGCCAGTATCTCACCGCGATCGGCGAGTACGAGCTCCTGACCGCGGAGCTCGAGGTCGAATTCGCCCAGAAAATCGAATTGGGCGAAGAGGCTCAGAAGCGTCTCGAGGAACGTGACTTCAAGGGCAAGACCGAGGAGGTCGAGCTCAAGCGACTCGTGCGCCTCGGACGTCAGGCCAAGGACGACTTCCTCACCGCCAACCTCCGCCTGGTGGTCGCCAATGCCCGTCGGTACGCCAACACGTCGGGCATCGACTTCCTCGACCTCATCCAGGAAGGCAACCTGGGCCTCATCCGCGCGGTCGAGAAGTTCGACTGGCGCAAGGGCTTCAAGTTCTCCACGTATGCCACCTGGTGGATCCGCCAGGCGATCACTCGGGCGATCGCCGACAAGTCCCGTACGGTCCGTATTCCGGTTCATTTGCACGACACCCTGGCAGCGGTTCGAGCTGCCCAGGCGAGCCTCAAGGCCGAGCTCGGCCGCGATCCCAAGCCGGCGGAGATCGCCGAAGAAGCCGGGGTGACGGTCGACAAGGTCGAGCTCGCACTCGGGGTCGCCGACACGGTGTCGCTCGAACAGCCGGTCGGAGAAGACGGCGCCCAGCTCGGCGACTTCATCGAGGATGAGGATGCTGTCGACCCGGTCCGAGTCACTGAGGAAGGCGACATCGCCGACAGTCTGCGCCGCTCGATCTCCCGACTTCCCGATCGGGAAGGCCGGATCCTCGCGCTGCGCTACGGCTTCCTCGACGGCGTCCCCCGGACGCTCGAGGAGATCGGCGAGGAGTTCAACCTCACCCGCGAGCGCATCCGTCAACTCGAGAAACTCGCCCTCTGCCGCCTCCGCCACCCCTCCTTCGGCATCCGCGAACAGGATCTCGTTTAG
- a CDS encoding thioredoxin domain-containing protein produces the protein MRNRLSEANSPYLLQHQGNPVAWYEWGAAAFAEAQQREVPVLLSVGYASCHWCHVMAHESFEDEATAALMNDLFVNVKVDREERPDVDRIYMDAVQTMSGRGGWPMTVFLTPAGEPFYAGTYFPKTERGGMPSFTRVLQAVSDAWVTKREEVEGHAAALRQAIAAPQIPAGDAGPGRESLVRAVEALATQFDPVDGGFGPAPKFPQSPTLEFLLRAARRPWAPQAEQMLVKTLQTMAHGGIHDRIGGGFSRYSVDARWLVPHFEKMLYDNALLARVYARAWQLTGNPLFESVARDTIEYMLRDLALPAGGFASGEDADSEGEEGKFYVFSHDEVARAAGDGAGPVMRVLGVTEEGNFEGRSILHQAEAPAVVAAEFGLEATELADLMAATETSLRAVRATRIRPGLDDKAVCAWNAFAITALAEAGTVLGEPDYLRAAERTARFILDEMRRPDGRLIRARRQRRGDIPAFCDDYAASAVALFTLFQATGDVQWYREAAHLTEEMVRLFRDDADGLFFATGTDAEELIARPKNLFDNPTPSDNSLAAEAMQHMAAFTGDPAWSDRVDAVLRGASGLIDRYPGGAGHFLGVALVQHAPPYEIALVGPGATGLAQIVRDRYRPEIFLAFSESPTADVPLLADRPVIGEVATAYVCRGFVCDSPTTDPRALEAALERNF, from the coding sequence ATGCGCAATCGGCTCTCCGAGGCCAACTCGCCGTATCTGCTCCAGCACCAGGGGAACCCGGTCGCCTGGTACGAGTGGGGTGCCGCGGCGTTCGCCGAGGCGCAGCAGCGGGAGGTCCCGGTGCTGTTGTCGGTGGGTTATGCCTCCTGCCATTGGTGTCACGTGATGGCGCACGAGTCCTTCGAGGACGAGGCGACTGCGGCCCTGATGAACGACCTCTTCGTGAACGTGAAGGTCGACCGTGAGGAGCGGCCCGACGTCGATCGCATCTACATGGACGCGGTGCAGACGATGTCGGGCAGGGGCGGCTGGCCGATGACGGTGTTTCTCACTCCGGCAGGAGAGCCCTTCTACGCCGGCACCTACTTCCCCAAGACCGAGCGCGGCGGGATGCCCTCGTTCACCCGGGTACTGCAGGCGGTGTCCGACGCGTGGGTGACCAAGCGCGAGGAGGTGGAAGGGCACGCGGCGGCATTGAGGCAGGCCATCGCCGCTCCGCAGATCCCGGCCGGAGACGCGGGGCCTGGACGCGAGTCCCTCGTACGGGCGGTCGAGGCCCTCGCCACCCAATTCGACCCGGTAGACGGTGGATTCGGTCCCGCCCCCAAGTTCCCCCAGAGCCCGACGCTCGAGTTCCTGCTGCGGGCCGCCCGGCGGCCGTGGGCGCCCCAAGCCGAGCAGATGCTCGTGAAGACGCTGCAGACGATGGCGCATGGTGGTATCCACGACCGGATCGGGGGCGGCTTTTCTCGGTACTCGGTGGATGCCCGATGGCTGGTCCCCCACTTCGAGAAGATGCTCTATGACAACGCCCTCCTCGCCCGGGTCTATGCACGGGCCTGGCAGCTGACCGGGAACCCCCTCTTCGAATCGGTGGCGCGCGACACGATCGAGTACATGCTGCGGGACCTCGCCCTCCCCGCCGGCGGCTTCGCGTCGGGCGAGGACGCCGACTCGGAGGGCGAAGAGGGCAAGTTCTACGTCTTCAGCCACGACGAGGTGGCGCGAGCCGCTGGTGACGGTGCCGGACCGGTGATGCGAGTTCTCGGGGTCACCGAAGAGGGCAACTTCGAGGGTCGATCGATCCTTCATCAGGCAGAGGCACCCGCAGTGGTCGCCGCCGAGTTCGGCCTGGAGGCAACGGAACTTGCCGATTTGATGGCGGCAACCGAGACTTCCCTGCGAGCAGTGAGAGCGACCAGGATCCGGCCCGGGCTCGACGACAAGGCTGTCTGCGCCTGGAACGCCTTTGCGATCACGGCCCTGGCTGAAGCGGGGACGGTGCTCGGCGAACCCGACTACCTGCGAGCCGCCGAGAGGACCGCACGCTTCATTCTCGATGAGATGCGGCGGCCCGACGGCCGCCTCATCCGCGCTCGGCGCCAGCGCAGGGGCGACATCCCGGCTTTCTGTGACGACTACGCCGCCAGCGCGGTGGCGCTGTTCACGCTGTTTCAGGCAACCGGCGACGTCCAGTGGTACCGGGAGGCAGCCCATCTCACCGAAGAGATGGTCCGGCTCTTCCGCGACGATGCCGACGGCCTCTTCTTCGCCACCGGCACGGATGCCGAGGAGCTGATTGCCCGGCCAAAGAATCTGTTCGACAACCCCACGCCGTCGGACAACTCGCTGGCCGCCGAGGCGATGCAGCACATGGCCGCCTTCACCGGCGACCCGGCCTGGTCGGATCGCGTCGATGCGGTACTGCGGGGGGCGTCCGGGTTGATCGATCGATACCCGGGTGGTGCCGGGCACTTCCTCGGTGTCGCCCTGGTCCAGCATGCTCCACCATACGAGATCGCCCTGGTAGGCCCCGGAGCAACCGGCCTCGCCCAGATCGTGCGGGACCGCTACCGACCCGAGATTTTTCTGGCGTTCTCCGAATCGCCGACCGCCGACGTTCCGCTGCTGGCCGATCGTCCGGTCATCGGCGAAGTAGCCACTGCATATGTCTGTCGTGGCTTCGTGTGCGACTCTCCCACCACCGACCCCCGTGCACTCGAAGCCGCCCTTGAAAGAAACTTCTAA